The Silene latifolia isolate original U9 population chromosome 4, ASM4854445v1, whole genome shotgun sequence region CTTTATATTACCTATTTGATCATTACTTTCAACAtaattttaaatttaaattataTTTTGTTCTTCTAACAAATTTATCGAGATTCTTTGTAGGACACCAACTCAGTTGATTAATCTGTCACTCCTTACTCTAATACAGCTGATTTGTTGTTCCACCCAATAAAGCTCCCAAAGCACATCTTCACTCCAAGTCCCAACAAATATTCTAATAAAACGCATATGCAATCATATTCACCCTTTTTGTcattaataataaattaagaaAAAAGGTTGTTTTTAGTTACCGTCACATAATAATACTATAAGCATTTCAGTATCTGAAATCGTTGATGACCTTATAAAGTTGATAAATAAGAGGTAATAATACTAATAAAAAGaagaaattaaaattacaaatttagAGGAATAACTTGACCTAATAAAAGTTGACGATTAGAGCTAGGTTTAACTCCAACATGTTTCtatgatgaaaagaaaaaaaaaaaaatatatatatatatatatatagtaccGTCTTACAAGAATTAGAACTAGTAGGTCTGACCGGCTGACCCGACCTGAACCCGAGCAAACCCGGCTTGATAAAACCCGAGAATTTTGCAAACTGAAACGGCCCTTAACTTACCCGATGATTacccgtaacccgacacgacccgataaTTAGTGATCTGAACCCGACCCGGCCTGATATGAgattgacccgattaaattgatgacccaacaattattaagattaatatttgatcaaaataaaagtgattaaGTGTTTAAATTGATACGTTTGACCTAAttaataatgaagtaattaaaccaaataatggcAAGAAATCAAAATTTAATGGTTAACAATTGAATTAATGCGATAAAGTAGTTGGACTTGATAATTGCTAGACCCAAAGCCGACTCGACGTCTCGACCTGATACATACTTCATACATCATTTCAttcgaaatgacccgacccaatagCGACCTAAGCCGAACCCGACTCGATATGATCCGAATTCGATATAAACTGACCCAGCTTGACCCGATCCGAACCCAACTCAACTGATGGGATTACCTTCACCAATCCTAGCCCCTTGATAATTATCTACTATAGTACATAGATATAATCCCCACAACACTCTACCCCTCCagatagaaagagaaagaaaaaaaacaaggcATGAAAATAATGATGATGTTTTTCTACTATCTTCTAGAATTGATAAGTCTGATCGAACCTGAACCTGAGCAAACCCGACATGATAAAATCCGAGAATTTTGCAAACTGAAACGAACCCTACTtgacccgtaacccgacacggCCCGATGATTAGTGATCTGAACCCGACCCGACCGGATATTGACCTAATATGAGATTGACctgattaaattgatgacccgacaattattaagattaatatttgATCAAAATAAAAGTGATTGAGTGTTTAAATTGATACGTTTGACCTAAttaataatgaagtaattaaaccaaataatggcAAGAAATCAAAATTTAATGGTTAACAATTGAATTAATGCGATAAAGTAGTTGGACTTGATAATTGCTAGACCCAAAGCCGACTCGACTTGATACATACTTCATACATCATTTcatccgaaatgacccgacccaatagCGACCTAAGTCGAACCCGACTCGATATGATCCGAATTCGATATAAACTGACCCAGCTTGACCCGATCCGAACCCAACTCGACTGAAGGGATTACCTTCACCATTCCTAGCCCCTTGATAATTATCTACTATAGTACATAGATATAATCCCCACAAACACTCTACCCCTCCAtatagaaagagaaagagagaaaaaaacaAGGCATGAAAATAATGATGATGTTTTTCTACTATCTTCTAGCACTTCATCATCACACTCttactccacttctccttttcaaCTCTTCTCATCATTCCCTCCACTTTCTCCCATTTCTCATCATCGTCATATTTCAACCTCTTTCTTTTAAACCATCCATTTCTTCTACTACTTGAATCCATGACTTTTACTACATGTTTACTTTATTTGAGCAACATTTATAGGAGAAAAAGAGAGTTCAAGAAGGAGTGAAGTAGATTGCTCTTACTTACTTACAAATTAATTAAGGGTTTGATCATTTTTCATCTATCTTTGATCTCCATCTCTTAATAAGTTGCTCTTGTTACGGGGAATCAAGCATCTCGGTCCGATTCTTTGCTTAACCctagctcctcctcctcctcatcatcatcatcatcatcgtctaaGTTATGTCGTAAATCTTCAAGTTGTATTCATTATGCTGGTATATTATTTATTACAAAATCTTATTTAAGACGGTTGTAACTTGTAAGTGTGAAACAGATCACAGATCCGTTTCATACTTAAGATGGTCTTAAGAGAGACCTACTAATTATATATGTACTTTAATTTCTTTGCGCAAATATTTGTTTGTGTTGATAAATTGTAGAATGAAGTTTTTATTTTGATAATTGTATGAATTATTTGAGTTTTTGATCTCTATTTGTAACTTAAAAATGTACGGATTATTGCCTTATTATAAGCTTATTGTGTTTCATATTGCAGGTTTATCATTTTTGAAGTAACTTTTATTTGTTATTATATATTTTGTTAATACTATATGATTTGCTGTTTGTAAGATTAGATTAGTTATATATATATGAGATGATTTTGATTGCTATAAAACATTGCTCAACGATTAACAAAACGTGATGATAATTGATAACTTGATctacaaattagggtttataaactATAGTGTCAAAGTGTGAGTATACTGATGTATCCATTGGTCACTGGTCATGATTCATGAagatgtttttgtttgtttttcttgTTTGTCTATATTTAATGGTTTGGATAATGGAGGAACAATATCTAGATTTGTGATTGGATTGGAGTAACTAGATTATTTAACTTTTGTTACAAACTGGAAGGGTCGAATAGACGAATAGGAATTAGGTAAATGTTGTTAGGATCGGAATTTTAATTTAGATCGATAGACTAGGTAGGGCGGAGTCTGTAAAATTGGATCTTAAGATTGTAAGATCATATTCGACTTACTCCGTACTTAATaccctaattttttttgttaaaaacatATATTTGAAgaataaattatttatttatttatttattactcTTTCCGTTCCATTTACATATTTATCTTTTATCTTCTTTATAAATGTATTTTAATCAATGATAACCAAAAATTAGGGACATAGTagtactctaatatttatctataaaaCATTGATTACTGAAAATTTTATTAGCATCATTATATGATCGCATATTTACAATTTACACAAAAATTGACTTTTACAATGTAATTATATATATAAACATATGTATTTATTTTTTACTATTGAATCGGATTGTAGGATCATATCATACTtttagaaatttttaaatgaatgaGATTTAAGATTAAACAACTTAATAGAAATGTAGGATCAGAATCTATCACCATTCTTTGTAGGGCTAAGCAAAACCGTATATCTGATACGGTTTTAAAAATCATATCATATCTACGATTTTTAATCTCACAAATTTTCTGATACGGATCCAACCCTGTTTAACCGCATGCCCGGTTTTTTCGTATATACGATTTTCGTATCCCCGAATACGGATTTCGATTGTTCGTTGTATAATTTCTTGCATTCGCAATAAAAACATACAAGTATGTTATATTATAaacttaaatttaataatatgttaCATATTCTATCTTATAATCAAAATTTCAATATTCATTATACAAATATATCAGAAAAAATAAGGTGGGAAAATTAATGTGACTACACTTAAATTATCTAGTTACTATGAgatttattagttttattatatCTTTTCAAAATCCTTATCGAAACCGTGTATTCGATTTTGTTTTTGCCCGACCCGGTCCCGATACGTTTATCGAAAAACCGTATTGTATATACGGAAATTCGTATCGTATACATGGGAATTCGTGTAATTAAAACGTATACCATATCATATTCATATactaaaaccgtatcgtatattttTTATCAGCCTTAGTTTTATGGATCAGAAAATCGTAGAACTATAGGATGGAATAGAGATCCTAATAACTATGTTAAATTCCTAACATTAGAATAAAAACAATACATCGTCACACATATCTTGCCATTATTTAGATCACAATTTGCGTTTCTTATTACTTCATTCACCCATTCTATATTTATTGTACTTAATTATATGATCTTAATTAGAGATCAAACGATATCATCTTTTCGGGTATATTCGTAACATGATCTCATGGTTCAAGGTTTTATGGTAAAAGTTTGAGTGAATGATTGAAGATTATGTCATTTTGCAAGGGATCTCAACGTACAAAATTTACCGTCCCACCAAAATACAAATATACGGAGtacaatatataaatatattgTTATGTCTCTAGCTACAAAATATGTTCTGGTTGTGTGCATTCATCTTAGCAACATTATATAAGCTAGAAGATAGAATTTAATTGTTTGTGTGCTATAAGGCCAAACCAATGTCAAGATAGAGTAGCAGAAAGTAACAATCTGGAAAATATGACAAAAACAAAGGATGAAGAATTGAAGTATGACAAATTTTGCCATGGTAGACAAATGATATTGGTGTCATAATTTGGGCCGGCCTGCAACATTCCAAATATCAAACAGGCCCACAACGATCAATATGTGAATGCAATCAACAACTTATATTATCTATATTAATTAATGCAAAAAACAATGCTCAACACAGGATGCGCCACGTCATTCACccaatttttcttttctttttttttttttttttttttgggaaattcaGATAATGGTTGGTTTCGTTTACGTGGAAAGAGTTTATTTCTTTAAATCGTCTCtgacaaacatgcgacaaattaTGTCATAGAAAATATTTTGTGAAATAAATAGATAATCGGCAGAAGTAAAAGTAATTGCATATAAACGGAATGAAttaaaaattgaaataaatgaaaataattacaTATAATTGTACTGAATTACatagttaatgaaataaatagataatcggcagaagtaaaagaaattgcatataacggaatgaattacaaatcggaataaatgaaagtaattacatataatcggactgaattacatagttaatgaaataaatagataatcggcagaagtaaaagaaattgcatataaacggaatgaattacaaatcagaataaatgaaagtaattacatataatcggactgaattacatagttactaataaaattacataattacgtgaATAAATTACATTTACTTACGGGATTGAATAACAAATAATGTGAATATTTTacagaaattaatgaaataattCGTCTTTGCCTTTATGCTTGATGAATATAGGTGTTCATACCTCCAGAAACTTGGTGATTACGGAAAATACGTAACAATTAATGTCAAATCCCCGAGAACCACTatcatgaaaattttcaatttttagaataatttgTCTGTATTAAAGgtgattattaaattatatttcttttttcgggatgtaaagttttttatgtatgcaaattttatttacaatagtatattacattatttcctcttaaaccattgcatgtaaacacgtatttgaaacaagtataaacattaattatgtagatcgctaATTTAGACCAACTaaataattacaatagaaatgcaaaaaaaaaaaatacatccaaaaacattaataccggtCCAAATACATACCcatgcaattttgcacgggtttaaaactagttttttTGTAAACCATACGGTGCAAACTGCAAACAGTATATTTTTCAGTTTAGCCATACAAAAATTCTCAATTAAGACAGATATATCTTCATTCTTATTtcattcttatttaagacggacGTATCTTCTTAAGTTTGGGACGAGTCAAGTACCAAagttaagagaaaaaaaaagtttcTAGGGGTTAGCAAAACAGTTGTCCTATTTAGCCAAGTAGGATAGTATTTGATCTGTTTTATTCTTAAAACGGATATACtcatatcaatactatatattaattccagaaaccaagggacttcaaagtaattaaagaaagtgatacaaattaattatattatatagttttaaatcactagcaccgtgtgatggacccgattaagggatctcaatgcaaatattatatagttttggttaaaattaaattatatagaagtttgcttggtaattttcctaaacatttgtaagaggcTAAAACATggacaatttccttaaaataaaataattaattaagatggtcaatttccttcttaaaataaaataattaattaagatgatcaatttcaaggagagactaaaagaaagaagatgcttgataattttcctaaatatttatagaagactagaagatggtcaattttcttaaaattaaataattaattagtataaacatgcacacttatggtaataattattaatattataaaattatatattaaatttaaaatctatgcaattttattaaactttatagtttattagatgtatagagatgttaattatttaacatacaaaaatataatataagtaggttataaataattcaagttagattccataatacataatattgcataattctttcgatttgatttaatgcatatattcaatatatttatataaatatataatcctcttaaaattgcatgcctaagtagtaaaagtaatttaaccaaatgtgtttggtgtggtggttgctcacctcatcccttaaccatgaggtcaggggttcgatccctgcccatgggaatggagcaaactctttggCCAGCCGTTTACCTTTTCGTGAGAGCACGCGCGACGAGGggattatacactgttgtcgacggtggacaccccggtttacaccaaaaaaaaaagtagtaaaagtaatttcgtcagcaAAGAAATTAAttatagtaacattggatatagttatatgataataatcactcatttgaatagttaaagtaacaatattatcagcgagattagtgaaagtggtagaaacaacaatgagagtagtgaaataatcaatattaacgcgacaatagtgaaagtaacaataattacgacgggagtagtgaaattatcaatattaatgcggcagtaatgacagtaacaataattacggcgggagtagtgaaagtaacactgattacgggcaagtagtgaaatgttattactattgtttcattaataagagtaaaatattaatagggggagtagtgaatttgtctcaaagatattaatgataaatttaagggttatgcaactttacgtaattttatttaatgaaaaaaaaaattaatggtaagtagaggtagcccggacgaagccgggcaccaatactagtaccgTCTTAAAGTGAGATCAATTGCAATCAATATTACACTTATGAGAGAGGGTCTTGCTCTTTCTTAAACTTGGCAAAACTAACTCAAATTGAGGATCCGAAATCCGAATTAACAGCCTATTAACCGTTGTCATTAAAGTACTTGATAAACAACCCGAATATATCCGGACTTACTAAAAAAAATAGACATGCATTTTGAAATTAAAAGAGGCAAAATAAATATCATTTGAACCATTCTCAACTACTCTGAATTTATGAACACAAATTGATTGATCTATGAAAACATTATTTCACCCCAAATATTCTCCATATTGGACTCATTCTCTTGTCtccaactcaaactcaaactcaACCTCCTCTCACCTTTCCTAATCATCACTCATCCACTAGTTCCCTACTCTCCCCTCATAAAATGAATCACACCATTTTAATTTAGCCCCAACAACATCTGTTACCTAAAACAATGGGAATTAATAAAAAATTCCTCAAACTAAAAACCTCACTTTTCCGAACCTCATCCAAACCTCCACCTCATCAACCACCACCCCAACCTCCTACCGAATATATATGCCCGCTTTGCCAAACCTTAATCACCGAACCTGTCGTCATAGCTTCGGGTCACACCTTCGACCGCACGTGCGCCCTGCTATGTCAAGCCTCCAATTTCACCCCGAATCTACCTGACGGCACGTGCCCTGATTTCTCCGCCGTTATTCCTAATTTAGCCTTACAGACCGCCATCCCAAAATGGTGCGCAAATAACGGCGTCGTTTTCCCCAAAACGAAGAGTTTCGCGGATGTTACGGAGAAGGTGAGATTGTCCAACGGCTCGTCCGCTAATTCCGAGTTGACTCGGAAAGTGAACCGGTTCGACTCGACGAGTTCGGACGAGTCGGTTATTGTTGTGGCGAGTCCACTCAGCATGATACCGTACGTGACTCGGCCGGAATCCTGGAATTCTTCGTCGTCGGAATTACGATTTTCCGACGACGTCTTAAATCCTAACGCTATCGTTTTCGACAACGATTGCGATGAAACGTATATCGCGAAATTCAATAGTCATGATCCGTACGAACAAGAGCAGAGCGCGATTACTCTTCGAAAAAACACGAGAAACGACGAAATTGCGAGAGTAAAGTTATGTACGACGCCATTGTTACGCGCGATGCGACAATTGTTGATTTCGAGCTACGAGAAAGTTCAAGTGAACGCCATTGCTGCGTTAGTAAACTTATCACTGGAAAATCAAAACAAAATCAAGATCGTACGGTCAGGAATTGTTCCGACGATCATTGATTTGTTGAAAGTAAGATTATCGGAGACGCAACATCACGCTGTTGGCGTAATCTTCTCACTTTCTCTAGAAAAGAAGAATCGAACGGCAATCGGAGTTTTAGGAGCTTTACCGCCATTGTTACACTGCTTAATCCGGTCGGACTCGCAGCGAACTCGGAGTGACTCAGCGTTAGCATTGTACAACCTCGCATTCGATTACAACAACCGAGTCAAACTCGTGAAACTCGGCGCGGTTCCGGCTTTGCTCGCGGTGATGCGCGCGTCGGATGATGTGATGGCAGGGAGAGTTTTGCTTGTGTTGTGTATGATTGCGACGAGTACCGCGGGGAAGACGGCGATGATTGACGCGAATGCGGTGGAGGAATTGGTAGCGGTGTTGCGACGAGGGGAGGTGTGTTCGGAGTCGACGAGGGAGAATTGTGTGGCGGCGTTGTATACGTTGAGTTGTGGTAGTTTGAGATTTAGGGTGGTGGCGAAGGAGGCGAAGGCGGATGAGGTGTTGAGGATGGTGGAAGAGACGGGGAGCGAGCGGGCGAAGGAGAAAGCGAGGAGGATATTGGTTGTGTTGAAGGGAAGGCGGGCGAGTTTGGTTGAGGAGAATGATGAGGTTGATTGGGCTGCGATTCTTGACTCAGTTGGGGCTTAATGCCACTTGAGGACGGGTTGGGTTTAGCTGATGGTTGAGACTCAGTCGATGGTTTAATCTATTCATATTGTATAATTGTAAATTATTTTGGGAGCTAATTTGATATTTAATTCATTAaacattgaaaaaaaaattgtggtAAATGAGGTAGGTGAAACCTGTAAACAATTTAAAGATAATACTTTAAGTTTAATTaaaaactagtattggtgcccggctttgcccgggctacctttacttaacattattttttttttcattaaataaaattacttaaagttgcataacccataaatttatcattaatatatttttttatggcATATCCTGAAATTACGATTAAATAAATTTTgaaacaaattcactactcccgctattaatattttactcttattaatggaacaatagtaataacatttcactacttgcccgtaatcattattactttcactactcccgccgtattTATTATTCATCGCACTCTTGTCGCGTTAATTTTGATAATTCCACTACCCCGGCCGTaataattgttacttttactattgtcgcattaatattgattatttcactactcccgttgtttctaccactttcactaatctcgctgataatattattacttttactattcaaatgagtgattatatatttatataaatatattacatatatgcattaaatcaaatcgaaagaatcgtgcaatattatatattatggaatctaacttgaattatttataacctacttatattatatttttgtacttattttaagaaaattgaccatcttaattaattattttattttaaggaaattgaccatcttaatcaattattttattttaaggaaattgaccatgtttaggaaaattaccaagcttctatataatttaattttaacccaaactatataatatttgcattgagatcccttaatcgggtgcatcacacggtgctagtgatttaaaactatatagtataattaatttgtataacttcctttaattacattgaagtcccttggtttctggaattaatatatagtattgattgattgatggtaCTGAAATAAAGTTTCATAAGAGTAATACCGTATAGTCAGGGGCGGACGCAGGAATTTGGGATAAGGGGGGCACAAATTTTTCTTAAACAAATCGTCTTCCATTTTATAAGGCACTTTTtgtatattataatttttttttgtataaagtaataaaaaaaaagtaaaaaattaaTGAGTTATTAGTACATCAAATTTCTATTTTTTTACAAAACGTAATTCATAGCACTGAAAAAAAGCTCTTTTAAGATATATTAAATTTTTTCCATATGGAACATTAAACACTAGTGACTCAATGGTTGGAACATTAACATAATACAATCGAGGTCGAAGGTTCAAATCTTGTTAAGAAGAATTTTTTACAAAGAAAACAATGCCTTAAAAATTATATAGCAAAAAGCCCTTGCCAGAATCGAACCAGTTGCCGACAGCTACTCTATGCATTAAACCAATTGTGCCACAAAATTAGTATGACTATATTGTACACCTAAAACTAAATATGCTAAATTTCATGGTGGGCACGTGTCCACCCAGCCCCCCTAGATCCGCCCTTGCGTATAGTGTTCAATAATGTAATTTGGGAAGAAAATTTGGTGTGGTCTTTGGAGTTACATGTTTCTCCCCGTTTAATATATTGATGTTATTCTTTTTTTAgaagtattttaataaaatgcaAAGAAAGTAAAAGGAGTAATTCAATGATATTCTCTTTGTATTAGTGAAtatataatcataataataaatgATAATTATGTGGGTGTGAAAATGGATTAAGAGAGTTGACCGGATTGAGTCATTGAGTGCAAGTGAACATGTGAAAGTTGTTGAATGAGTGTTGTGAGTAAAGTGTAGGGCTGCTGACAATCCGACATGGTGCGTTACTAGAAGAAGAAGAATTATTGAAAGTTGACGACATTGATTGTCATTTGTCTCTGTGTACTTTGCTTGTTCTTGCTTATTCTCATTGTTGCAAGAATCCAATTGCATAGCCTCCAATGTATTGGCCTACCTTAATTTGTGAATATGGTAAAAACAGCCTATGATCTTGATCGATTTGTGAGATGTGAAGATTACATAGATATTCGTGTCGATGAAATTAGTAAAAATATCGATTTAGAAAGACGGGAAAACTTGGGTGAATGTTCAACTTAGCATAACATCAGCAAACATAACTTTGAACATGGTTGAAAATCGATTTTAAGATTCAAAGTACTTCTATATTAGTGTGAACCCTATACTGAATTACATATTCATAGGCTCTTCGTTACAGCTTTACATGCTCGGtgtgtttatttcatttctatacgTTTGTTTAATATATATGAGAAGTATATTAATCCAACATATGAAAATGAAATGAACTCTTAAATTATGTAATTATTGAAACAGGACAAAAACTAATGGACGGGGAGTAAATGACAAGAAATAATGCTTAATATCTTAGGGTCACTTTCTGACCAATTACATCCATGAACAGAATTATGAACTTAGAAAATCTAGTCTTTTGCATAATTTGTTGACAATTCTAGTCTTCTTTAAATCACATTTTATATATacacaacttctctgatttgttACGAAGTCATTATCACCTTTTTACTCAATCAATATTCAATAGAAGAAACTACTACTCCGtatgtttttgaaattaattGTCTTTTTTCGTCTTTAAATGCTTGCTAAAGCAAGAGCAATAAGGAGATTAGCATGCCGCactttatagattatagattaTAAATTATTCTCGATATTGATTTAAAAGAGATTAAATTGCTCATCTTAACTCTTAAGCTTGTTTATGTGCCTAATAAGTTGGCTTTACCACTCACTTCCATAGTCTTTTCTTCTACGGCTAAAATACCTTAAAGGAAAAGTAAGAAGGGGATGGATGAGCACATTGTTTATTTATCGTCTAATAAGTTTCGGAGCTAGATTTGAAAAATCATGGAAGGCGAAAATATAAATTATTAGGTAAAGAACTAAAAGGAGATTAGAAAAGGCAGGAAAAAACTTCTAAAAATTTCACAATCTTTTTTTAGTCACAACCGACTATCCATAATAGCTCCTTCACCGTGTCACCTTGTTCACTCTGCCACTATGATCATGTTTTTTTCTTAGTGAAAAAAGCTTAGCGGAATTGAGCTGAAAGCAGTGGTGGAGtaggggctagcaggggcggtcgccTCCCTGGCGGAAAAAAGTTCTGAAGTTTTTAGttaattttttcgaaattttttcgagTATACCTTATGAAATTAGCCGTTTGCCCCCTAAGTTCAAATTCTGGCTCCGTCACTGCCTCACTGGCTGAAAGGGATTTGAGACGATACAAAAAATTAGACATGATAATTTGAATTAAAATATAGAGATAGAGTTGGAGTTATGTTTGTCCATTTAATTGTTGAATTGGTTGGTTTTCATGAAAAGAAAGAGTTTACTTAGCTTAGTTGCCTATTCGACCATTTGCACTTAATTATCGAGGTTAGACTTTTGCCTTTAATGATTTTTCTTATTATTAAATATTGTTGTCATTGTCGATAATATACCAGTTGAACGAACTGATGAGAAATTATGGCGAGGTCAATTTATAAAGTTGATCATTATTTATGTGAATTAAACATTAGTTAATTATAAATCCGCAGTTCAACTGCTATGGGGAAGGTTTTGAATGTTCAACGTCCTATATTTTTGACGTGGTACTATACGCACCTACGTTCCAACAACCTTAATCGTGGTTTATTTATTCATTAATACTTCATCTGTTTCGGTCAATTATTATCCTTtagttttgacaaaaaaaaaaaactaagaaaAGAGGAGAGGCCATTACTAAATAATGATAattgaccaaattgagtgtgaataatcaaattacttatcaagttcatttttaaaatagaaatgaTAACAATTGAGTAAAACACCCccaaaataaaataggacaaTAATTGAGCGTGACAGAGAGAGTAACAATTAACAATTATTCTTCTCAACTAATATGGTTCTGAATTTATATTTGATCACAGAATAATACCCAGCTATGGGTCGTGTACTCGTGTTATTTCTTGTCTGACTCGACTTGTG contains the following coding sequences:
- the LOC141653116 gene encoding U-box domain-containing protein 38-like; amino-acid sequence: MGINKKFLKLKTSLFRTSSKPPPHQPPPQPPTEYICPLCQTLITEPVVIASGHTFDRTCALLCQASNFTPNLPDGTCPDFSAVIPNLALQTAIPKWCANNGVVFPKTKSFADVTEKVRLSNGSSANSELTRKVNRFDSTSSDESVIVVASPLSMIPYVTRPESWNSSSSELRFSDDVLNPNAIVFDNDCDETYIAKFNSHDPYEQEQSAITLRKNTRNDEIARVKLCTTPLLRAMRQLLISSYEKVQVNAIAALVNLSLENQNKIKIVRSGIVPTIIDLLKVRLSETQHHAVGVIFSLSLEKKNRTAIGVLGALPPLLHCLIRSDSQRTRSDSALALYNLAFDYNNRVKLVKLGAVPALLAVMRASDDVMAGRVLLVLCMIATSTAGKTAMIDANAVEELVAVLRRGEVCSESTRENCVAALYTLSCGSLRFRVVAKEAKADEVLRMVEETGSERAKEKARRILVVLKGRRASLVEENDEVDWAAILDSVGA